A window of the Desulfobacula toluolica Tol2 genome harbors these coding sequences:
- a CDS encoding IscA/HesB family protein: MITVSKSAQEQVSAYFKNNQQDPQPIRIFVTSTCSGQSLSMALDKVTPEDSVFTHEGVDYIMETSLLEQAKPVEVEYTGTGFNITSKLELAGGCGSCGSSGSCCE, from the coding sequence ATGATCACAGTCAGCAAATCAGCACAAGAACAGGTAAGTGCATATTTCAAAAACAACCAACAAGATCCCCAGCCGATAAGAATTTTTGTTACAAGCACCTGCAGCGGCCAATCGCTTTCCATGGCCCTGGATAAGGTAACCCCGGAAGATTCGGTTTTCACACATGAAGGGGTGGATTACATAATGGAAACATCGCTTCTGGAACAGGCCAAACCGGTTGAAGTAGAGTATACGGGAACAGGCTTTAACATTACTTCAAAACTTGAATTAGCCGGTGGCTGCGGATCTTGCGGCAGCAGCGGCTCCTGCTGCGAATAA
- a CDS encoding hydrogenase iron-sulfur subunit, which translates to MNRQKNITPRIVGFLCNWCCYGGADLCGVSRFQYPPYLRVVRLMCSGRVDLKFILRAFSNGSDGVFVGGCHLNDCHYNPEGNYDALIMSKICIKLLEHIGINPERFRLEWVSAGEGIRFADIMNEFSRKIKQLGPLGTSEGIDKKELAFKLEAVGKMIPYIKLWERERLRIPVRSEEAYDNFFAGKDLDRLFDETIADKLAVSQIMLLLKDTPLSTNDISEKLRLNPSEISRHMINSSRHGMVKYDTASKCYQRVQ; encoded by the coding sequence ATGAATAGACAAAAAAATATTACGCCCAGGATAGTCGGTTTTTTATGTAATTGGTGTTGTTACGGAGGAGCGGATCTTTGCGGTGTATCCCGGTTTCAATATCCCCCTTATCTGAGGGTTGTACGATTAATGTGTTCCGGCAGAGTTGATCTGAAATTTATACTACGAGCATTTTCCAATGGATCAGACGGCGTGTTTGTGGGTGGTTGCCATTTGAATGACTGTCATTATAATCCAGAGGGCAATTATGATGCGTTAATCATGTCCAAAATATGCATAAAACTATTGGAACATATAGGGATCAACCCTGAAAGGTTCAGGCTTGAATGGGTATCTGCAGGTGAAGGAATCCGTTTTGCAGATATCATGAATGAATTCAGCCGCAAGATAAAGCAATTAGGGCCTCTTGGCACAAGCGAAGGAATAGACAAAAAAGAACTGGCATTTAAACTCGAAGCTGTTGGAAAAATGATTCCATACATTAAACTTTGGGAAAGAGAGCGCCTGAGAATACCTGTCAGAAGTGAAGAAGCATATGATAATTTTTTTGCCGGCAAAGATCTGGACAGATTGTTTGATGAAACAATTGCAGACAAACTGGCAGTCAGCCAGATCATGCTGCTCTTAAAAGACACTCCCCTTTCAACAAACGATATCAGTGAAAAACTGCGCCTTAATCCATCAGAGATATCCAGGCACATGATCAATTCATCACGGCATGGCATGGTAAAATATGATACGGCAAGCAAATGTTATCAGCGAGTCCAGTGA
- a CDS encoding hydrogenase iron-sulfur subunit, producing the protein MKEFEPKIITFLCNWCSYGAADLAGVSRFQYPANMRIVRVPCSGRVSAKMILYAIRNGADGVWISGCHPGDCHYIEGNYYARRKFTLLKELLEYTGLEPGRLQFSWISSAEGVKFADIARQVIEEITQLGPACHLVKTLPEVA; encoded by the coding sequence ATGAAAGAATTTGAACCCAAAATCATCACTTTTCTGTGCAACTGGTGCAGCTATGGCGCTGCCGACTTAGCCGGTGTCAGCCGGTTCCAATACCCCGCTAACATGAGAATCGTCAGGGTTCCCTGCTCCGGCCGGGTATCTGCAAAAATGATCCTCTATGCAATCCGCAACGGTGCGGACGGCGTCTGGATATCAGGATGCCATCCAGGAGACTGCCACTATATTGAAGGCAACTATTATGCCCGGCGCAAATTTACCCTGCTCAAGGAACTGCTGGAATATACCGGACTTGAACCCGGACGGCTGCAATTTTCATGGATTTCCTCGGCCGAAGGAGTCAAGTTTGCAGACATAGCCCGGCAGGTGATTGAAGAGATCACACAATTAGGCCCTGCCTGCCACCTTGTCAAAACACTTCCCGAGGTGGCCTGA
- a CDS encoding FAD/NAD(P)-binding protein, whose translation MKNPYKPFPVKIEDIKTETHDRSLKTFTFIFDHKEDENAFSYTPGQFAMLSIPCVGEIPIGIASAPCEQGAVKFTVFKTGKVTSFLHNMKKGDEMGIRGPFGNGFPLKEMKDKNLLIIGGGFAFTTLRSLIKTLLQPGVRKDFNQIDVVYGARNPGMLLYREELADWNKRDDIHMHITVDTTDDENWPYHTGFVPTVVQECVPRNDNNTMAIVCGPPVMIKFTRPVLTDLDYSDEEILMSLENRMKCGIGMCGRCNIGKELVCKDGPVFTLEELNRTPGEF comes from the coding sequence GTGAAAAATCCATACAAACCTTTTCCGGTAAAAATAGAAGACATTAAAACAGAAACCCATGACAGGTCCCTGAAAACTTTTACTTTTATCTTTGATCACAAAGAAGATGAAAACGCCTTTTCCTATACACCCGGTCAGTTTGCCATGCTGTCCATCCCCTGTGTGGGAGAAATCCCCATCGGCATTGCCTCGGCTCCCTGCGAACAAGGTGCAGTAAAATTCACCGTGTTTAAGACCGGAAAGGTAACCTCTTTTTTGCACAACATGAAAAAAGGGGATGAGATGGGCATTCGTGGTCCCTTTGGCAATGGGTTTCCCTTAAAAGAGATGAAAGACAAAAACCTGCTTATCATCGGCGGAGGCTTTGCTTTCACCACGCTGAGATCCTTGATAAAAACCCTGCTTCAACCCGGTGTACGCAAAGATTTCAATCAGATTGACGTGGTCTATGGAGCAAGAAATCCTGGCATGCTGCTTTACAGGGAGGAGCTTGCGGACTGGAACAAAAGAGATGATATTCACATGCATATCACAGTGGACACAACAGATGATGAAAACTGGCCGTACCATACCGGTTTTGTCCCGACGGTTGTGCAAGAATGTGTTCCGAGAAATGACAATAACACCATGGCCATAGTCTGCGGCCCGCCGGTCATGATCAAATTCACCCGACCGGTTCTCACAGACCTTGATTACAGTGATGAGGAGATTCTCATGAGTCTTGAAAACAGGATGAAATGCGGAATCGGCATGTGCGGCAGGTGCAACATCGGCAAAGAACTGGTGTGCAAGGACGGCCCTGTTTTCACACTTGAAGAACTCAACCGGACACCCGGAGAATTTTAA
- a CDS encoding FAD-dependent oxidoreductase, which translates to MNSKHPLGSVLVAGGGIAGIQAALDLADSGFYVYMVEQSPAIGGVMAQLDKTFPTNDCSMCIMSPKLVEVGRHINIELVTLASILDIRGEKGDFMVDIFQKARYVDMDKCVGCGACVEKCPKKVDDIYNEGLIKRKAIYVPYAQAVPLKYVIDPENCIKLTRDKCGNCEKVCPADAINYEDTDKTHTINVGSVILAPGFKPFHPQDSLVYGWAASKNVVTSLEFERLLSASGPNQGHIVRMSDHETPKSIAWLQCVGSRDVNQCDNAHCSSVCCMYAIKQAIIAKEHDPALSCTIFYMDMRTHGKGFEACFNEAKDKHDIRFVRCRVHSVNQSLDNPMQTLVYFDDETGELSREEVDIVVLSVGMEIDKKTKTFAEKIGIELTDQGFCKTQSFTPTATSRDGIYVCGAFQGPKDIPQSVIEAGSAALCAGTAVSEARGSLVKTIEEIPERDITGEVPRIGVFVCHCGINISGVVDVPAVRDYAAALPFVEFADDNLYSCSQDAQEIISGIIRDKNLNRVVVAACSPRTHEPLFQETLACAGLNKYLFEMVNIRNHNSWVHKDNPEQATQKAMDSVAMAVSKVALFAPLKEESLSINKGLLVIGGGISGMTSALSMANQGFSVDLVEKENQLGGQARHIFKTSTGADVQEALEIMRCSVMTHTNIQVHLETQLSEVKGFVGNFTTTLTTDSGETVVEHGAAIIATGAAEYKPDEYMYKKDPRVMTGLELDNGIMQENPGIMTAKTAVFIQCVGSRQPERPYCSRICCTHSITSALHLKQINPKMDVYVLYRDIRTYGEKELLYQEAREKGVIFIRYDQNNKPMVTKGDKHLDIVVTDHILKSPVLIKTDLLVLASAVVSRRDDALAQMFKVPMDSDGFFAEAHVKLAPSNFAVDGVFLCGLAHYPKPIDESIAQAQAAAAGVSRLFAKTQIKTLGNTAAVDTTICSSCGVCIEVCPYNAPFFIEEGRDQGKAAVNSVLCKGCGVCVASCRSGASGLKGFEEEQIMAMIDHAF; encoded by the coding sequence ATGAACTCCAAACATCCCCTTGGGTCGGTCCTTGTTGCCGGAGGCGGCATTGCCGGAATCCAGGCCGCCCTTGACCTTGCCGACTCGGGATTTTATGTATACATGGTTGAACAAAGCCCTGCCATAGGCGGGGTCATGGCCCAACTGGACAAAACCTTTCCCACTAACGACTGTTCCATGTGCATCATGTCACCCAAGCTTGTGGAAGTGGGAAGGCATATCAATATCGAACTTGTCACTCTGGCATCCATTCTGGATATCCGCGGTGAAAAAGGCGATTTTATGGTGGATATCTTCCAGAAAGCCAGGTATGTCGACATGGACAAATGCGTGGGCTGCGGTGCCTGCGTGGAAAAGTGCCCCAAAAAAGTGGACGACATTTACAACGAAGGGCTGATCAAGCGCAAGGCGATTTATGTTCCTTATGCCCAGGCTGTCCCGTTGAAATATGTTATTGATCCTGAGAACTGCATCAAACTGACCCGGGATAAATGCGGTAACTGCGAGAAAGTCTGCCCGGCGGATGCCATCAATTATGAAGACACGGACAAGACCCATACCATCAATGTGGGTTCTGTGATACTGGCACCCGGTTTTAAACCTTTTCATCCGCAAGATTCTCTTGTTTATGGATGGGCTGCCTCAAAAAATGTGGTGACCTCCCTTGAATTTGAGCGCCTGCTTTCAGCATCCGGCCCCAACCAGGGCCACATTGTGCGCATGTCCGACCACGAAACCCCAAAAAGCATTGCCTGGCTGCAATGTGTTGGGTCCCGTGACGTCAATCAATGCGATAATGCACATTGTTCATCTGTTTGCTGCATGTATGCCATCAAGCAGGCCATCATCGCCAAAGAGCATGACCCGGCATTATCATGCACCATTTTCTATATGGACATGCGAACCCACGGCAAAGGATTTGAGGCCTGCTTCAATGAAGCAAAAGACAAGCATGATATCCGGTTTGTCCGTTGCAGGGTTCATTCGGTCAACCAGTCCCTGGACAACCCAATGCAAACACTTGTCTATTTTGATGATGAAACAGGCGAATTATCAAGAGAAGAAGTGGATATAGTCGTCTTGTCCGTGGGCATGGAAATTGATAAGAAAACCAAAACCTTTGCCGAAAAAATCGGAATTGAACTTACAGACCAGGGATTTTGCAAAACCCAATCTTTTACTCCCACTGCCACAAGCCGGGACGGTATTTATGTGTGCGGGGCCTTCCAGGGGCCCAAGGACATTCCGCAATCAGTGATAGAAGCCGGTTCAGCCGCCCTGTGTGCCGGAACTGCCGTGTCCGAAGCCCGGGGCAGCCTTGTGAAAACCATTGAAGAAATCCCGGAAAGGGATATCACAGGTGAGGTGCCCAGAATCGGTGTATTTGTCTGCCATTGCGGCATTAATATAAGCGGCGTGGTGGATGTACCTGCTGTTCGGGACTATGCTGCTGCCCTGCCCTTTGTGGAATTTGCCGATGACAACCTTTATTCCTGCTCACAGGACGCTCAGGAGATTATCTCCGGTATCATCCGGGACAAAAATCTTAACCGGGTGGTCGTGGCCGCCTGCAGCCCCAGAACCCATGAACCGCTTTTCCAAGAGACACTTGCCTGTGCAGGCTTGAACAAATACCTGTTTGAAATGGTGAACATCAGGAACCACAACTCCTGGGTTCACAAGGATAACCCTGAGCAAGCAACCCAAAAAGCCATGGACAGCGTTGCAATGGCCGTATCCAAGGTGGCGCTTTTTGCGCCGCTCAAAGAAGAAAGCCTTTCCATCAACAAAGGGCTTCTGGTCATTGGCGGCGGTATTTCCGGCATGACGTCAGCATTGTCCATGGCAAACCAGGGCTTTAGCGTGGATCTTGTGGAAAAAGAAAACCAGTTGGGAGGACAAGCCCGCCATATTTTTAAAACCTCAACCGGTGCTGATGTTCAAGAGGCTTTAGAGATCATGCGTTGTTCCGTTATGACCCATACAAATATTCAAGTACACCTTGAAACCCAGTTGTCCGAAGTCAAGGGCTTTGTGGGAAATTTTACAACCACGTTGACCACGGATTCCGGCGAAACCGTTGTGGAACACGGAGCCGCCATAATTGCCACAGGAGCGGCCGAATACAAACCCGACGAATACATGTACAAAAAAGATCCCAGAGTAATGACCGGTCTGGAGCTGGACAACGGAATCATGCAGGAAAATCCAGGCATCATGACTGCAAAAACAGCGGTATTCATCCAATGCGTGGGATCAAGACAACCGGAAAGGCCCTATTGTTCAAGGATATGCTGCACCCATTCCATTACATCCGCTCTTCATTTAAAACAAATCAACCCAAAAATGGACGTATATGTTCTGTACAGGGATATCCGCACCTATGGCGAAAAGGAACTGCTATACCAGGAGGCCAGAGAAAAAGGCGTTATTTTTATCCGGTATGATCAGAACAACAAACCCATGGTCACAAAAGGCGACAAACACCTTGATATTGTTGTAACCGACCACATCCTCAAATCCCCTGTTCTGATCAAAACCGATCTTCTGGTATTAGCCAGTGCTGTTGTGTCCCGCCGGGACGACGCCCTTGCACAAATGTTCAAGGTGCCCATGGACAGTGACGGTTTTTTTGCAGAAGCCCATGTCAAACTGGCCCCGTCAAATTTTGCCGTGGACGGGGTATTTTTGTGCGGGCTTGCCCATTATCCCAAACCCATTGACGAATCCATTGCCCAGGCCCAGGCAGCTGCTGCCGGAGTAAGCCGGCTTTTTGCCAAAACACAGATCAAAACCCTTGGCAACACCGCTGCCGTAGACACAACCATCTGTAGTTCCTGCGGAGTCTGCATTGAGGTGTGCCCCTACAATGCCCCCTTCTTTATTGAAGAAGGTCGGGACCAGGGAAAAGCCGCTGTAAATTCCGTGCTTTGCAAAGGATGCGGAGTGTGTGTGGCCTCCTGCCGCTCGGGAGCTTCAGGGCTCAAGGGATTTGAAGAAGAACAGATCATGGCCATGATTGATCATGCCTTTTAA
- a CDS encoding FAD-dependent oxidoreductase: MENISVKKNFGDVMVVGGGISGIQASLDLATSGYKVYLVEKSPTIGGKMAQLDKTFPTNDCSMCIESPKFLECKRHPNIEIMTLTEIKNVEGNAGDFKITLIKKPRYVDEEKCTGCTSCTEYCPIEVSDPFNQNISKNKAVHMFFAQAIPLTPYIDEKCVYLDGERCTICLGICKNDALDFNQAPETIEVHTGAIVLALGIEPFDPMLKNDYGYGIMQNVVTSLDYERLLCATGPYEGEILRASDKKHPHKIAWIHCVGSRRVTPGDNSYCSAVCCTYTQKQVILTKDHDEKVECTIFHNDIRSYSKGFERFYQRTEDLPGIRFIRSYVSVGREIPESKNVTLRYATDEDGVKEEEFDMVVLSVGLEPPADYKDLADKFGIELNAHGFCKINPANPIETTRPGIFVSGAFQGPMDIPESVFTASGACSQCGELLSYRKGRLSKERIYPEERDITGEELKIGVFVCHCGANIGRIVNVPSVVEYALTLPNVVYAQEQLFSCATNSAQEITDMIKEKNLNRVIVAACTPRTHEPVFRDTLREGGINQYLYDMVNIREHCSWVHSKEPEEATQKAKDLLRMSVSRTKHLEPLKEFDLPVNKAAIVVGGGLAGMTGSLSLANQGFEVHLLEKDSQLGGMARRLHTTIDGMDVQAYMNDLIHQVYQNPGIHVSHETVIKDVEGYVGNFVTTVETEGRIKTIKHGAAILATGAAEYKPDEYLYGQNDQVLTQLDLEENIFKNDERLTNAESLVMIQCVGCRNQERNYCSRICCTHAIKNALKLKEINPEMQIYILFRDMRTYGFNEDYYREAAQKDIRFIRYTQKDKPVVEAVDQSGQPVLRVTVPDPVLGRKIELDADLLVLSAAVIPPADIEDVSKLFKVALSPEGFYQEAHVKLRPVDFAAEGVFLCGAAHYPKHISESINQAYGAAGRAAVLLSQDTVTASGSVCEVDEDKCISCGACITACTYGAIQFHDTPKGKKAEVIPVLCKGDGLCNAKCPVDAIFLKHYTDEEILHQVDALFSNPETAIA, from the coding sequence ATGGAAAACATATCAGTTAAAAAAAATTTTGGCGACGTAATGGTCGTTGGCGGAGGAATCAGCGGGATTCAGGCATCTCTTGATCTTGCCACTTCAGGATATAAAGTGTATCTGGTTGAAAAGTCACCCACCATCGGCGGCAAGATGGCCCAGTTAGACAAAACCTTTCCCACCAATGACTGCTCCATGTGCATTGAATCTCCCAAGTTCCTTGAATGCAAACGCCATCCCAACATAGAAATCATGACCTTGACTGAAATTAAAAATGTTGAGGGAAATGCAGGAGATTTTAAGATAACACTGATCAAAAAACCCAGATACGTTGATGAGGAAAAATGCACTGGTTGCACAAGTTGTACGGAATATTGTCCAATTGAAGTTTCAGACCCTTTTAATCAGAACATATCGAAAAACAAAGCTGTTCATATGTTCTTTGCACAGGCAATTCCCCTTACTCCTTATATAGATGAAAAATGTGTTTACCTTGACGGTGAACGGTGTACCATCTGCCTTGGAATCTGTAAAAATGACGCCCTGGATTTTAACCAGGCACCTGAGACCATAGAAGTCCATACAGGAGCCATCGTTCTGGCCTTGGGCATTGAGCCTTTTGACCCCATGCTCAAAAACGATTACGGATATGGAATAATGCAGAATGTAGTAACCAGCCTTGACTATGAGCGGCTGTTATGCGCCACAGGGCCTTATGAAGGAGAAATCCTGCGCGCTTCCGACAAAAAACATCCCCACAAAATTGCCTGGATTCACTGCGTTGGTTCCAGACGGGTCACCCCCGGCGACAACAGCTATTGTTCCGCAGTCTGCTGCACCTACACACAAAAGCAGGTGATTTTAACCAAAGACCATGATGAGAAAGTTGAATGCACAATATTCCATAACGATATACGCTCCTACAGCAAAGGATTTGAACGATTTTACCAGAGAACGGAAGATCTTCCAGGGATTCGCTTTATCAGAAGTTATGTCTCTGTTGGAAGAGAAATTCCGGAAAGCAAAAACGTAACTCTCAGATACGCAACTGACGAAGATGGCGTTAAAGAAGAGGAATTTGATATGGTGGTATTGTCTGTGGGGCTTGAGCCGCCTGCAGATTATAAAGATCTGGCAGACAAATTCGGCATTGAACTCAACGCCCACGGATTCTGCAAAATAAATCCTGCCAACCCCATTGAAACAACCAGGCCGGGCATTTTTGTAAGCGGAGCTTTTCAGGGTCCCATGGATATTCCTGAATCGGTTTTCACCGCCAGCGGGGCCTGTTCCCAGTGCGGAGAACTGCTGTCCTACAGAAAAGGCCGGCTGTCCAAAGAAAGGATATATCCGGAAGAAAGGGATATCACGGGAGAAGAACTTAAGATTGGGGTTTTTGTATGCCATTGCGGTGCCAACATCGGAAGAATTGTCAATGTCCCTTCAGTGGTTGAGTATGCCCTGACCCTTCCCAATGTTGTCTATGCACAGGAACAGCTCTTTTCATGTGCAACAAATTCCGCCCAGGAAATAACAGACATGATAAAAGAAAAAAACCTCAACCGTGTAATCGTGGCTGCCTGCACCCCCAGAACCCATGAACCTGTATTCCGGGACACTTTGAGGGAAGGCGGTATCAATCAATATCTTTACGACATGGTAAACATAAGAGAACATTGCTCATGGGTACACTCTAAAGAGCCGGAAGAAGCCACTCAAAAAGCAAAGGATTTACTCCGGATGTCCGTATCACGGACCAAACACCTGGAACCGTTAAAGGAATTTGATCTGCCGGTCAACAAGGCGGCAATAGTTGTGGGCGGCGGTCTGGCTGGCATGACCGGTTCTCTTAGTCTTGCCAACCAGGGGTTTGAGGTTCACTTGCTGGAAAAGGACTCCCAATTGGGGGGAATGGCCCGGCGTCTTCACACCACCATTGATGGAATGGATGTTCAAGCCTATATGAATGATCTGATACATCAGGTTTATCAAAATCCCGGAATCCATGTGTCCCATGAGACTGTCATCAAGGATGTTGAGGGGTATGTGGGCAATTTTGTCACCACGGTGGAAACAGAAGGCAGAATTAAAACCATCAAACATGGTGCAGCAATCCTTGCCACAGGTGCGGCCGAATACAAGCCTGACGAATACCTTTATGGACAAAACGACCAGGTACTCACCCAGCTGGATCTGGAAGAAAATATTTTTAAAAACGATGAGCGGCTTACCAATGCCGAAAGCCTTGTGATGATACAATGCGTGGGCTGCAGAAACCAGGAACGAAATTACTGCTCCCGGATATGCTGTACCCATGCAATAAAAAACGCCCTGAAATTAAAAGAAATAAACCCTGAAATGCAGATTTATATTCTGTTCAGGGATATGCGAACATATGGATTTAATGAAGATTACTACAGGGAAGCGGCGCAAAAAGATATACGGTTTATCCGTTATACTCAAAAGGACAAACCCGTGGTGGAAGCTGTGGATCAAAGCGGCCAGCCTGTTTTAAGAGTAACCGTTCCAGATCCTGTTTTAGGCCGGAAAATTGAATTGGACGCAGACCTGCTTGTTCTGTCCGCTGCTGTTATTCCCCCGGCAGACATTGAGGATGTATCCAAATTATTCAAGGTGGCGTTAAGCCCAGAGGGATTTTACCAGGAAGCCCATGTAAAATTAAGACCTGTCGACTTTGCCGCAGAAGGCGTTTTTCTTTGCGGTGCAGCCCATTATCCCAAGCATATATCCGAATCCATTAACCAGGCATATGGCGCAGCCGGGCGGGCTGCAGTGCTTCTCTCACAAGACACGGTCACGGCATCCGGTTCTGTTTGCGAGGTGGATGAAGACAAATGTATCTCCTGCGGAGCATGCATCACAGCCTGTACCTATGGTGCCATACAATTTCATGACACCCCGAAAGGCAAAAAGGCCGAGGTTATTCCTGTTCTGTGCAAAGGGGATGGTCTGTGTAATGCAAAATGTCCTGTGGACGCGATCTTTCTAAAACATTATACTGATGAGGAAATTTTGCATCAGGTTGACGCTCTGTTTTCAAATCCTGAGACGGCAATTGCCTGA
- a CDS encoding 4Fe-4S dicluster domain-containing protein produces the protein MEMISIHKTNLAEAMAKAQKTYTLAGPVATLHGYTFRELEKGEPPDFNYTHTYLSPKAVVFPQSELLFHFKGTSMGNIPAGLSQPPINSPSRAAVGIRPYDAKAIRMLAYNFDTTEFQDPYFMNHYKNLTLVGLAEKNPDPANFSTSCGTGPFDETYLDILLVDTGDEFTGKILTPKGKAFADTAGFTPADPGMAETINALKHEAEAKIASNPAFLPQKVMENLKTIANLETLDLYNAPIWEDLAFGCINCSTCTFVCPTCWCFDIQDETDGQEGVRIKLWDSCMSDLYSTHASGHNPREKGWQRFRNRFMHKLKYFPDKYGHGVMCVGCGRCISSCPAGIDIRTISQTLNQLEAVK, from the coding sequence ATGGAAATGATCAGCATACATAAAACCAACCTGGCAGAAGCCATGGCCAAAGCCCAGAAGACCTATACCCTTGCAGGCCCGGTAGCAACCCTGCACGGCTATACTTTCAGAGAGCTTGAAAAAGGCGAACCCCCGGATTTTAACTATACCCATACCTATTTATCCCCAAAGGCAGTTGTTTTTCCCCAATCCGAACTTTTGTTCCATTTCAAAGGAACAAGCATGGGGAATATACCTGCCGGTCTGTCCCAGCCGCCCATAAATTCCCCTTCCAGGGCGGCTGTGGGCATCCGGCCCTATGACGCCAAAGCTATCAGGATGCTGGCGTACAATTTTGACACCACTGAATTTCAAGACCCCTATTTTATGAACCATTATAAAAACCTGACCCTTGTGGGGCTGGCTGAAAAAAATCCAGACCCTGCCAATTTCAGCACCAGCTGTGGAACAGGCCCTTTTGATGAAACGTATCTGGATATTTTGCTGGTGGATACAGGAGATGAGTTTACAGGAAAAATCCTTACCCCAAAAGGCAAAGCCTTTGCCGATACCGCCGGTTTCACACCGGCAGATCCGGGCATGGCTGAAACAATCAATGCATTAAAACACGAGGCTGAGGCAAAGATTGCATCCAATCCGGCCTTTTTACCCCAAAAAGTCATGGAAAATTTAAAAACCATTGCAAACTTAGAAACCCTGGACCTGTACAATGCACCGATATGGGAAGATCTGGCCTTTGGTTGCATCAACTGCAGCACCTGCACCTTTGTCTGCCCGACCTGCTGGTGCTTTGACATTCAAGATGAGACAGACGGTCAAGAAGGTGTCCGCATCAAACTGTGGGATTCGTGCATGTCCGATCTTTATTCAACCCATGCTTCAGGCCACAATCCAAGGGAAAAGGGGTGGCAGCGCTTTAGAAACCGATTCATGCACAAACTCAAATATTTTCCCGACAAATACGGCCATGGAGTTATGTGCGTGGGATGTGGCAGGTGTATCAGTTCCTGCCCTGCCGGTATTGACATCAGAACCATAAGTCAAACCCTGAACCAGCTGGAGGCGGTCAAGTGA
- a CDS encoding 4Fe-4S binding protein, with protein MNKITQNIRTLAKQLLEEKTVDSVIGFQQASLAHMTRPFMAKTIEDAQELVFNCNCRMNLTNYLSGLKNKVGIVVKGCDSRNLVTQLIENRINRDQLYIIGVPCTGLADKTKLLNTAKGLDIVSVEDDNDTIVIKTDNCSMSIEKEEILQDNCRTCIRHNPVIHDVLAGPAVPESEIQDRFKDVEKIEALNPDDKKSFFEDLLDTCIRCYACRDACPLCYCPTCFVDESRPQWVGKTTDPVDTRTYHLVRAFHDAGRCTDCGACEAACPMNIPIRVFTRKTIKDCVQYFGVEAGMDETLRPALDKFSLEDPQPFIR; from the coding sequence ATGAACAAGATAACCCAGAATATCAGAACCCTGGCAAAACAATTGCTGGAAGAAAAAACCGTGGACAGTGTCATCGGATTTCAACAGGCAAGTCTTGCCCACATGACCCGGCCTTTTATGGCAAAAACCATTGAAGATGCTCAAGAGCTTGTGTTTAACTGCAACTGCCGCATGAACCTGACCAACTATCTTTCCGGCTTGAAAAACAAGGTAGGTATTGTTGTCAAAGGGTGTGACAGCAGAAACCTGGTCACCCAGCTTATTGAAAACAGAATCAACAGGGATCAGCTGTATATCATCGGAGTTCCATGCACCGGGCTTGCAGATAAAACAAAGCTGCTCAATACGGCAAAAGGCCTGGACATCGTGTCTGTGGAAGATGACAATGATACCATTGTGATAAAAACAGACAATTGTTCAATGTCCATTGAGAAAGAGGAGATACTGCAAGACAATTGCAGAACATGTATCCGGCACAACCCGGTTATCCATGATGTACTGGCAGGCCCGGCTGTCCCGGAATCCGAAATTCAAGACCGGTTCAAAGATGTCGAAAAAATTGAAGCTTTAAACCCTGATGATAAAAAATCCTTTTTTGAAGACCTGCTTGATACTTGTATCCGCTGTTATGCATGCCGGGACGCATGCCCCCTGTGCTATTGTCCCACCTGTTTTGTGGATGAATCCCGGCCCCAGTGGGTGGGCAAGACAACAGACCCTGTGGATACACGGACCTATCATCTGGTCAGGGCCTTTCACGACGCCGGTCGGTGTACGGACTGCGGGGCCTGTGAAGCAGCGTGCCCCATGAATATCCCCATACGAGTCTTTACCCGGAAAACCATAAAAGACTGTGTTCAGTATTTCGGGGTTGAGGCTGGCATGGATGAAACACTGCGGCCTGCGCTGGACAAATTCAGCCTGGAAGATCCGCAACCTTTCATCCGGTGA